In Oryza sativa Japonica Group chromosome 11, ASM3414082v1, the following are encoded in one genomic region:
- the LOC4350888 gene encoding disease resistance protein Pikm1-TS-like, with protein sequence MMLKLETRDAIDIVKLLCKRHREEAPRSLLRKPPMRCFRRPMSFNYDTPGKAYYLYRVFSNDPRLKLPSSELMPSLHQAAQVEAAAVHDHLVGIDGTANELLGWLMAADKSLRVMAIAGPAGIGKTTLAMELHRRLRCQTHFQCHVVAKLSRRPAHRSKQLLLQTILKQIMEQLEAPSSPNSSEITMLEDDPELLARNISECLKDKRYFALIDDIFDGSDLEMIKGAFPNNNCSSRILFTARDEQVSGWFLSNYNGVVHQMKPLNDSDSEKLLRTKAFSSMDGCLPDNLRLLCDEILNMCRGIPLFITSMADWLKQHQQQYGSSAVPRVEQVRLLLKQFEHLLSFDYSDELRQPSLYLSMFPQGYVFENKDHLATILEYEGFIPEWDLSPDFGKRYFSWLLNRKIIIPAAENCGLNIDEDDLCQWQVNPFILRFLASRAAEMGLVFTSSTLTLAPSGGGNTTRIARRLALHHPDPQLPAMLQQMDLSQTRSLLISGAVDRTTVPLDKFAYLVLLDLQGWENLKDEDLLQICKMFMLRYLSVRNTRVSKLPPQIKELHILGTLDVSHTTISEIPSEVWELKHLKMLDLRGTWIRHLPEKVKELTSLERLDISHTKISDLPSGVCRLPNLETLDLRGTLISQLPDQIVRIKWLRNLIVGAAGAGSGMIDSDQTVLTKIPETIHQLRYLKTLATIDLSEFSVKSVQSLGDLKQLEVLTITWSFHQCSDKDYQQALRSSIEGWWELKSMTIHCGLGCSMEFLGSLTEPPENLEKFKVIAGKFSRVPQWIERLDRLTFLQITVCKQVADDVKILAGLIKLQRLVLGLEFIPENPIVIEKEGFKELERFSLDCPVPWLTFEEEAMPKLTYLRLNLHASPASEMSVPSGINNLKELTEVTLCYNIRYINSPNIKMTTDAVSKEVAKHSNTIDLFIKWHQKRCYSVK encoded by the exons AGGCTGCTGCCGTCCATGATCATCTTGTTGGCATCGACGGCACGGCAAACGAGCTGCTCGGATGGCTCATGGCCGCCGACAAGAGCCTCCGGGTCATGGCCATTGCTGGACCCGCCGGCATTGGCAAGACCACTCTTGCCATGGAGCTCCACCGTCGACTCCGGTGCCAAACTCATTTCCAGTGCCACGTTGTGGCTAAATTATCCCGCAGGCCAGCTCACAGGAGCAAGCAGCTTCTTCTTCAAACCATCCTCAAGCAGATCATGGAGCAACTGGAGGCACCATCATCACCTAACAGCTCAGAAATCACGATGTTGGAGGACGACCCAGAGCTGTTGGCTCGCAACATATCAGAATGCCTCAAGGATAAGAG ATACTTTGCTTTGATTGATGATATATTCGACGGATCAGATTTGGAAATGATCAAGGGTGCATTTCCTAATAATAACTGCAGTAGCAGAATATTGTTTACAGCTCGCGATGAGCAGGTTTCTGGGTGGTTTTTGTCTAATTATAATGGGGTTGTGCATCAGATGAAGCCTCTCAATGACTCGGATTCAGAGAAGCTGCTTCGCACAAAAGCTTTTAGTTCCATGGATGGTTGCCTTCCAGACAATCTTAGGCTATTATGTGATGAAATCTTGAACATGTGTAGAGGAATACCATTGTTCATAACTAGTATGGCAGATTGGTTGAAACAACATCAACAGCAATACGGCAGCTCTGCAGTTCCTAGGGTGGAACAAGTTCGCTTGCTGCTGAAACAATTTGAACACTTGCTATCATTTGATTACAGTGATGAGCTGAGACAACCGTCACTCTACCTAAGCATGTTTCCACAGGGATATGTGTTTGAGAACAAGGATCATCTTGCCACGATATTGGAATACGAAGGGTTCATCCCTGAGTGGGATCTTAGTCCAGATTTTGGAAAGCGGTATTTCTCTTGGTTGCTCAACAGGAAAATCATCATCCCAGCAGCAGAGAACTGTGGACTCAATATTGATGAAGATGACTTGTGCCAGTGGCAGGTCAATCCTTTCATACTGAGGTTTCTTGCCTCCAGAGCAGCAGAGATGGGTCTTGTTTTTACCAGCTCAACGCTCACCTTAGCACCGAGCGGTGGTGGCAACACCACTCGGATAGCACGCCGTCTAGCTCTCCACCATCCTGATCCGCAGCTTCCAGCTATGCTGCAGCAAATGGATTTGTCTCAGACTCGTTCACTACTCATATCTGGTGCAGTCGACAGAACAACAGTCCCTCTAGACAAGTTTGCCTATCTGGTGTTGTTGGATCTTCAAGGCTGGGAGAATTTGAAGGATGAGGACCTACTGCAAATATGCAAAATGTTTATGCTGAGGTATCTGAGCGTCAGGAACACAAGGGTCAGCAAGCTCCCACCTCAGATCAAGGAGCTGCACATCCTGGGGACATTGGACGTCAGCCACACCACCATAAGTGAGATCCCATCAGAAGTGTGGGAGCTAAAGCATTTGAAGATGCTGGACCTAAGAGGCACATGGATAAGACATCTTCCAGAGAAAGTCAAGGAATTGACTAGCCTAGAGAGATTGGATATAAGCCACACCAAGATAAGTGATCTCCCCTCTGGAGTGTGCCGGCTACCTAATCTGGAGACGCTAGACCTAAGAGGCACACTAATAAGCCAGTTGCCAGATCAAATTGTGCGGATAAAGTGGTTGAGAAATCTTATTGTTGGTGCTGCTGGAGCTGGATCTGGAATGATTGATTCCGACCAAACAGTGCTAACAAAGATACCCGAGACGATCCACCAATTAAGATATCTAAAGACGCTAGCAACTATCGATTTAAGTGAATTCTCTGTAAAATCAGTACAGTCTCTTGGTGATCTGAAGCAGTTGGAGGTCCTCACAATAACATGGTCCTTTCACCAGTGCAGTGACAAAGACTACCAACAAGCCCTACGATCATCCATAGAAGGATGGTGGGAGCTTAAGTCCATGACTATTCATTGTGGGCTCGGTTGTTCCATGGAGTTCCTCGGTTCTCTAACAGAACCACCTGAAAATCTTGAGAAATTTAAGGTAATAGCTGGAAAATTTTCCCGTGTTCCCCAATGGATCGAAAGGCTCGACCGTCTTACTTTCTTGCAGATCACGGTCTGCAAACAAGTGGCAGATGATGTCAAGATCCTCGCGGGCTTGATCAAATTACAGCGCCTGGTACTAGGCTTGGAGTTCATTCCTGAAAATCCAATAGTGATTGAgaaagaagggttcaaagagCTTGAGAGATTCTCCCTTGATTGCCCTGTCCCATGGCTGACCTTCGAAGAAGAGGCTATGCCGAAACTCACATATCTTCGACTGAATTTGCACGCATCCCCTGCAAGCGAGATGAGTGTTCCTTCAGGTATCAACAACCTTAAAGAGCTTACAGAGGTAACACTATGCTACAACATACGGTACATCAACAGCCCCAACATTAAGATGACGACAGACGCAGTTAGCAAAGAGGTTGCCAAGCATAGCAACACTATTGACCTTTTCAT